One genomic segment of Danio aesculapii chromosome 15, fDanAes4.1, whole genome shotgun sequence includes these proteins:
- the tsr1 gene encoding pre-rRNA-processing protein TSR1 homolog: protein MAAGGEQQQQTHRPGVYKQKNKQHKHGKHRTKGEIGRENKGRVAIVALTKKQRREMRKKDRRNTANQLRRNKKDLVLTEKRKLGSRDGPPHLVAVIALHSGVDAGAVTKILKGEGVGGVVREDQGVTGAKDSFGLILPRFKQRFTFYRPDTADLHSLLDVAKIADSLVFVLDSNEGWDSYGEYCLSCLFAQGLPSHALVCQGVADLAVKKRTESRRALSRLVESRFPEARLFPVDSDQDGVLLLRHLSAQKQRRLGFRSRRSHLLAQRATYVPNNSQNGTGLGTLCVSGYVRGCPLQVNHLVHITGHGDFQLSQIDAPADPLPIVLSASRPVKPGRDVEMMDGGDGEVNGDVRVLMKADPAQRESLQAEAEVDPMEGEQTWPTEAELEEAEEASKKRRVMKVPKGTSDYQATWIIDENAEEEGDGGDDDDDDSCDDDDEMMEDEMDGDNESQDAGSECASEGDDDDEEEEEEEISSTGRTGADQKYDEGMNESEEGEGLRRYREARANEMFPDEVDTPLDVPSKTRFQRYRGLKSFRSSPWDPLENLPSNYSRIFQFQNFERMRRRILADAAKEEEGAMVGWYVTLHIVDVPPSVMESFQTGKPLVLVSLLPHEQKMSVMNVLVRQHPSNTEPIKSKEELVFQCGFRRFRASAIFSQHTTGDKHKLERFLRPDAPTIMSLYAPITFPTAGVLVFKQRDNGMQDLVATGSLLSCDPRRVVLKRIVLSGHPFKINRRSAVVRYMFFNRDDILWFKPVELRTKWGRRGHIKEALGTHGHMKCVFDSQLRSQDTVLMNLYKRVYPHWTYDPYVPVPLPWVKREEPPALADIDME, encoded by the exons ATGGCTGCAGGAGGAGAGCAACAGCAGCAGACACACAGACCTGGAGTTTATAAACAGAAAAACAAGCAGCACAAGCATGGAAAACATCGAACTAAAGGCGAGATCGGCCGGGAGAACAAGG GTAGAGTTGCTATTGTGGCCCTCACCAAGAAACAGAGAAGAGAGATGAGGAAAAAGGACCGCAGGAACACGGCTAACCAGCTGCGTCGCAACAAAAAAGACTTG GTGCTGACGGAGAAACGTAAACTAGGCAGCAGAGATGGACCTCCTCATCTGGTGGCAGTCATAGCTCTTCATTCAGGAGTGGATGCTGGAGCTGTCACAAAGATACTGAAAGGGGAAGGAGTTGGTGGAGTGGTGCGTGAAGATCAAGGAGTCACTGGGGCCAAGGACAGCTTTGGTCTTATTCTTCCTCGCTTTAAGCAGAGATTCACTTTCTACAGGCCAGACACAG CTGACTTGCATTCGCTCTTGGATGTGGCAAAGATTGCAGACAGTTTGGTGTTTGTGTTGGATTCAAATGAAGGTTGGGACAGCTATGGAGAATACTGCCTGTCCTGTCTCTTTGCCCAGGGATTACCAAGCCATG CACTGGTATGTCAGGGAGTGGCTGATCTAGCAGTGAAGAAGCGCACAGAGTCCCGACGAGCTCTCTCTCGTTTGGTAGAGTCTCGTTTCCCAGAAGCACGTCTCTTCCCTGTGGACAGTGATCAGGATGGTGTTTTGCTTCTAAGGCACTTGTCAGCGCAAAAACAGAGGCGTCTGGGCTTCCGCTCTCGCCGCTCACACCTGCTGGCACAGAGGGCCACATATGTGCCCAATAACAGCCAGAACGGGACAGGGTTGGGGACTCTCTGTGTGTCAGGATATGTTCGAGGCTGTCCTCTGCAAGTTAACCATCTGGTGCACATCACAGGTCATGGAGACTTTCAGCTCAGCCAGATCGATGCTCCAGCAGACCCTCTGCCCATAGTGCTGTCAGCATCTCGACCAGTGAAACCAGGACGAGACGTGGAGATGATG GATGGTGGTGATGGAGAAGTGAATGGGGATGTTCGGGTGTTGATGAAAGCAGACCCTGCGCAGAGAGAGAGCCTGCAGGCAGAGGCAGAAGTCGACCCCATGGAGGGAGAGCAGACGTGGCCCACAGAAGCAGAGCTGGAGGAGGCTGAAG AGGCCAGTAAGAAGAGGAGAGTGATGAAGGTACCGAAGGGGACGTCCGACTATCAGGCCACATGGATTATTGATGAAAATGCTGAGGAGGAAGgggatggtggtgatgatgatgatgatgacagctgtgatgatgatgatgagatgaTGGAAGATGAAATGGATGGTGATAATGAATCTCAG GATGCCGGGTCTGAATGTGCTTCTGAAGGAGATGATGacgatgaagaagaagaagaggaggagatcAGTTCCACCGGACGCACTGGAGCCGATCAGAAGTATGACGAAGGCATGAACGAGAGCGAAGAGGGAGAAGGGTTGAGGAGATACAGAGAGGCACGTGCCAATGAGATGTTCCCTGATGAAGTTGACACCCCCTTGGACGTCCCATCCAAGACACG GTTTCAGAGATACAGAGGTCTGAAGAGTTTTCGCTCCTCTCCATGGGACCCGCTGGAGAATTTGCCTTCGAACTACTCGCGCATCTTTCAGTTTCAGAACTTTGAGCGCATGCGGCGCCGAATACTAGCAGATGCTGCTAAGGAGGAAGAAGGAGCGATG GTGGGCTGGTATGTGACTCTTCATATAGTGGACGTTCCTCCCTCAGTAATGGAGAGTTTTCAGACTGGTAAACCATTAGTTCTGGTGTCCCTGCTGCCACATGAACAGAAG ATGTCAGTAATGAATGTGTTGGTGCGGCAGCATCCCAGCAACACCGAACCCATCAAGTCTAAAGAAGAGCTGGTCTTTCAGTGTGGATTCAGACGCTTCAGAGCTTCAGCCATCTTCTCTCAGCACACTACTG GTGATAAACACAAGCTGGAGCGGTTCCTCCGCCCTGATGCCCCTACAATTATGTCTCTATATGCCCCTATTACCTTCCCCACAGCTGGAGTCTTGGTCTTCAAACAGAGAGACAATG GTATGCAGGATCTGGTGGCCACCGGTAGTCTTTTGAGCTGTGATCCACGTCGTGTGGTGTTGAAGAGAATTGTGTTGAGTGGACACCCTTTCAAAATCAACCGGCGCTCAGCTGTGGTTCGCTACATGTTCTTCAACAGAG ATGATATTCTGTGGTTTAAGCCAGTAGAACTACGTACAAAGTGGGGCCGGCGAGGACACATCAAGGAAGCTTTgg GCACTCACGGCCACATGAAGTGTGTGTTTGACAGCCAGCTGCGCTCTCAGGACACTGTGCTGATGAACCTCTATAAGAGGGTTTATCCTCACTGGACGTACGACCCCTACGTTCCTGTCCCTCTGCCCTGGGTCAAGAGAGAGGAGCCGCCTGCACTGGCTGACATAGACATGGAGTAA